The following is a genomic window from Theobroma cacao cultivar B97-61/B2 chromosome 10, Criollo_cocoa_genome_V2, whole genome shotgun sequence.
ttctaAGTTGAttggattttttcttttcaagttAGGTACTATCTAGGGTTTTATTGTAGGGAAACTCCTAGTTCTACTTaataaaggagaaaagaataaaGTCTATCATGATAGGCATATAAATTCACTGTAAAATTATACTGGGATCTTGCTCTTTTATCGGTTGAATGATCTAATTGATCTGAAGCTTCTCCTCTCTTTGCATGTTTCAAttgtattaaatatataaattggTCCCATActgaaattttattatatttgtcaGCTTTATGGGCAACACATGCATAGGTTCCCTCCTGGGAGACAAATTTGATGATCAGATACAGGACTGTTCTTCCAATTCCAACTGCAACTTTCCTCAGATTCTTGTTTACCCTGATCTTGTTTTTCCCAACAGGAAAGAAACCATAGGTGACAAGGCTTGTACCATCTTGGACCATGAAACTCCTAATGTTCATAAACTCTACACTTTTGGTCGTGAATTAGGTAGGGGAAGTACTGGGACTACTTATTTGTGTACTGAGATTGCCACTGGCATTCGGTGTGCATGTAAATCGATACCCAAAAGCAATCTGAAGTTCGATCAGCAGGTTGAGGATGTCAGGAGGGAGATTAGGGTACTGCAACATCTGTCTGGTCAGAAATATGTCGTGACAATCAAAGGTGCCTATGAGGATTCCTTGTGTATTCATATTGTCATGGAGCTTTGTTGTGGAGGTGAGTTGTATGACCTAATCAAGGAGAGGGCGTATTTTAGTGAGAGAGAGGCGGCTGAGCTGATAAAGATTGTTGTTGGGGTTGTGGAGACTTGCCATTCTCTTGGGGTTATGCACAGAGATTTGAAGCCTGAGAACTTTGTGTTGGTTAACAAGGATGATGTTTTTTCGCTTAAAGCCGTTGATTTTGGATTCTCTGTGTTCTTTAAACCAGGTAGTTAGTGAGTGAAAAACTTAGTTTTGCAACGTTTTGAATGAATTAGGGGCAGTTTAAGTAGCTGCAACCATGGATATTGcagtatgtatgtatatatatatatatatatatatatatatttaggtCTAGAACCAATGTATCTAAAGCATATTAACATCATATTGTTATGAAACATGTTACAGCTTTCTCATGTCCTTGATATATAGTTGACAAGTAGCTGTCTGTTTATCAATTTTGACATTATAAATCTTTGTTTGAACGTCAAAAGACTTTGAAGTAGTCTTTTGGTGATCACGAGATGAATGATTTCTCATGTAAAGAGCAAAACATTAAAACTTTTGCATAATTATGTGTTGCTGTAAGTATAGGGTCGACTTCGTTGCCTGCATGACAAGCAATTTGCCTCATTAACTGATATTCACAGATAATACGCTGATATTTTGTGGTTTTCTGTCACAGGTCAAGTTTTCAGTGATAGTGCAGGAAGCCTGTATTATGCAGCTCCAGAGATACTTCTTAATGAGAATTACGGGCCAGAAGCCGATATATGGTCTGCAGGGGTTATACTGTTCGTATTGCTGAGTGGTGGTATGCTGCCGTTTGAAGCAGGTACAGTGACAATGATTTGCTGCTGCTGTTATTCTGTTAAGATCATGCCACAGCAAGAACAGTAACgagttttttctttgttgactACTAGGATTGCattaaattctttctttttttgttttctttatggACTTTAGAAACAGAAAAGGATATGTTAGATATGGTGCTGGAAGGACAAGTATTGGATTTTGAATCAGAGCCATGGCCTCAAAGATCTGACAGTGCAAAAGACCTAGTCCGGAAGATGTTATGCTCTCAACCATCAGAACGCTTGACTGCTAAGGAAGTGCTAAGTACGCATTTTCTGTCTCTGATTTTCATAGCTGATGTTAATCAATGATTGTGTTACTCTTTTTTGAAACTTCTGCAACTTTCATTCTCAAGATATTTTGGATCCAGATCAAAATGCTTTACGGtatctttttggtttttgatttgttttagGTCATCCTTGGATTTGCCATAATGGATTCCTGGATGAGGAACTGGATTCAGCTCTACTTCCTGATGAAGAAAAGTTTCCTGCTATGAAGCTACACCGGGACTGAAACTATGAAACACCCCAACTTGCCAAGTATCAGCAATGAAAAAGCAAGGACAGATATCAGATAACAATCGAAAAATGCAGATGAAAGCATACCTATGTCTTGTAAGACGATGCAAACACCGGAGTTCATTCGGCTAGTTGATGAATCAGTTATAGGAACAGATAGAGTTGATTAGTCCCCTTCGACATTTAAAGTCAATTGAGAGTCACTGCAGCCTTGtaaaaagaagtttttgaaaCCTTTAGGGCCCTTGAAAAGACAAGAAACATTCCTTTCTAATCTTAGGAACATCCGCTTTTGTTTGTGAAACTCCCAAGATGACAAAGAATAATTAGAACTAAAAGAAGAGCACCGTTATCATCGACAACTAAAGACTTTGTTAAGTCCTTCCAATGAACTCCTTAACTTTTTTACAAAGAAAACAACCAGATAAAAGCAACATCAGAACCCAGGATTTCCCAATCAGTGGAAGGAAAGTTTTCCCAAAACCTCCAAAATTTGCCGAGAAGAGAAAGTGCTGCCAACAGCTAAAGTATTTGGTtctgataattaattttaagagCATTGACCTGTACgaccttttttcctttttcacgGTACATGGAACTGTACTACATTAAGTTATCCACTTCAAATGCTTTGCATGTTGTGATATTTGAGCAAGTGAAGGTaatactataaatatcttgccCATTAATTATCATCAGCCTTCACATTGAAGCCAGAGAGTTGATCCAAGGCCAGTAGTTCTGCCCTTGCTGCAGTATCAAACGTGATTCTGTCATCAGTTTCATGGGAAACACATGCATTAGATCTTTCAGGTCAGAATTTTATCAGGGCTACGATATGAAAAAGGAGAAACTTTCCAGTTCCAAGCTCAACAAGAACCCTGTCAAGATCAGTTACAACATTGACAGCCTGCAGGCTCATCATATTTTAGGCCATAAGACTCCTAATGTTCATGACCTTTACATGTTCGGGCGGAAGCTAGGACAAGGACAATCCGGGGCTACTTTTGTTTGTACTGAGATTGCAACTGGGATTAAATATGCATGTAAATCTATACTGAAAGCAAATTTGATTTCCAAGGATGCTGCGGAGGATGTTAGAAGAGAGGTCCAGATAATGCAGCATTTGGCAGGTCAGAAAAACATTGTGGAGATCAAAGGTGCCTATGAGGATCCTTTGTATGTGCATATTGTAATGGAGCTTTGTTCTGGAGGTGACTTGTTTGATCGAATAAAAAAGAGGAGCCAATGTTACAGTGAAAGAGAGGCAGCTAAATTGATAAAGATCATTGTTGGGGTGATTGAGGCCTGCAATGCACTTGGGGTTATGCATAGAGATCTAAAGCCAGAGAATTTCATGTTGGTAAACAAAGACGatgatttctctctcaaaGCCATTGATTTTGGATACTCTATCTTCTTTGAACCAGGTCAGGAATATACATATACTCTTAATTTAACAATGAATTAGTAACAAGAGAATCAAGTTCCTTTAACATTGTCTGTGGATTGGTGCTGCATGGCTGCTTTAGGCCAAGTGTTTACTGATAGGGTCGGAAGTCCATATTATGTGGCTCCTGAGGTAATCAACAAGCATTATGGACCAGAGGCAGATGTGTGGTCTGCAGGGGTTATACTCTACATATTGCTAAGTGGTGTGCCACCATTCTGGGCAGGTATTTGCTTATGAACCATGGTATGCTATGCTGCAACAATCACTCCACAAAACATTACTGTTAAAAAGCATGAAAGTCATggcaaaaaaaacaaagctttttctttctattctAAAATGTCTTCCAAATGCTGGAAATTCATTCTGCTTAACCTTTCAGAAACAACTCAAGCACAATTTGATGCAACATTGAAAGGGCACATTGACTTTGAATCAGAGCCATGGCCTAAAATATCTGACAGTGCAAAGGACTTAATCCGAAAAATGTTATGCCTTCGACCTTCAGAACGCTTGACTGCTGGAGCAGTGTTAAGTAAGTATGAACTTTCTATAGATTCTGCAGCTgaatataaacaaataatttgaattaatttagcTGCTTGGCAAATTGAGGACCTGGCATTCAGCTTAAAGTGAGTATGCTTTGCTGCTTTAAAGTGAACTGATGAAGCCCAAAATTTCATagtatcttttcttttgctatCTTTGTTTAGATCATTCTTGGATTTGCCAAAACGTAAAAACATGACGCTGAAGAATGCAGCAAGACATCACAGGTAAAGCTCCAAGGTGGAGAGGGAGCTGAAGAGAGGAAGCCAAAAGTTTTCTTGGGATAATAGAGCAAATCTTTTGAAGCTTTATGATCCTTGGCATTGCAAGAGCAAGACCCCAACTGTTTCTACTGTTTTCACTGCTTGATTTGCCTCTCATTCTCAAATGTACCAAAAAATAAACCTGTAAACAAGATCCTTTGCCACAAGTTGGGGTCTGAATGAAAGATTGTCTGCTTAGATTTCTCTTGCCTGTAATTTTAGCTTGATGCTGTTGATTTAGAccacagttttttttttctttctttttctttggtgATACTCCTTGGTATATCCCTTGTTTTTGTTGTAGGCTGCAGCATAGTCTTTGCTCTAAAAGGGTTCCACTTTTATAATAActtctttaaataatttttttaattaaagtttGATATTTGCACGAAGcattttaagaataaaatcttaaatgcATCGAATCGATACGAAAAATACATCTTTAAAATTCGtcgaaaaataaattaagtcaatacaaaaatgaataattatcagcgaaaaactttttctttgtaaaaatttgattttactactttgatataaattaatttattattagatATAGTGCTCATAgtacttaataaaaatatagtacCTGCTACGATATCTGTATGGTTTTCTTTCAGACAAAGAAACATAACATGACAAGCCAAGTTACCCAACAGCCAGTTTTCAACTGAATTTCCCGAGGAATGAAATCCAAGATTCCCTGCTAGAAGAATCAACTCACTGCAGAAGTTAAAAAGCCCCAATCTTTTTCCCCCCTTGAAGCTGCTGAGAAACAGAAGCACAGATGGCGACCAAAACAAGAGTGGTTTCGGTAGCTGTATTGTGGATTCTAGTTCTTTTTGGAACCTTGGCTTTGATTCAGGTACCCTTTTTCCTCctctttatttcttctccAAGAAAGAAAGTGCAAAAATGatttcttttccctttattTTGCTGGTTTTTTCAGAATCGGTTAAGCGATGCTGGAATTTCAGAACCCAAGCTCAATCAGGTTTGCTAATTCATTCATGtaatttggtttttttatctttatcaaTTCATTGGgtatatttatttgaattgaatttagtctttttttaatgtattttcAGGTAGTTGAGGATGATTCAGAAGAAGTTACACATAAAGTTTACTTTGATGTCCAGATCGATGGAAAATCTGCTGGtatgcttttgtttttgttttctgtaAAAATGGGATTAGGGTTAAATAGCTGAATTATTGCAAAGTTTCCATTTTTattccttaattaattttcccACCATCTCTTTTTATGTATTAGTAGGCTTTTTAGCTTTATTGCTGCATTAGTCTTTCTGCAGTAGACCCTTTATTGTTGAATTATAAATTTGGATTCTTGAAATGAAACATGCAATCATCAGTTAGAATGATAGGAGGATTAGTTGATGAAACAAAGCATTCATCTAACAACATaaagattttcttttgctgCAGTATGAGTTGAGttaaatctttgtcaaagCAGATTAGGACAAGTtagttgaaattttatatGGAAATGGTTAACTGATTATATTCCTTTGCATGCGCGCTTTGATTAATAGTTATTCaaatttactttctatttccttttgctgtcttttttccttctttttattCTAAACCTTTTCAACTAGTAAGAAAATGTTCACATTATGCTTTTTCACTGTTATTTCTTGGAAGGTCCAATAGATACACTCATAGAATTATCATATGTTCATGGTTCTTTTCTTTCAGGTCGAATAGTCATGGGCCTGTTTGGGAAAACTGTTCCTAAAACTGCGGGTACATTGCTCAAGAACCTTTGCAGtcctttgattttctttttcctgaaAAGATAATGCACTTACTaatcataatttgtttttttttttaatttctttttgcaGAGAACTTCCGAGCCCTTTGCACGGGTAGCCAAGTAACTTTTGCTCCCTTCATATGTTATAACTTTATGGCCTTGTATGTGCTGCTACTACAATTTCATAAAGCATGTCCTCCAAGTAACATGACTTAATTCTCACAAATATGAAGCACTCAGAATAATGTCTTGATAGGATACCTGTGGTTTAGTAAAGTATGGTGTAATGAAGGGATGATCTTTTCATCAGTTGTGGATATTTGATCATAAAAGCAACATATCTTTGCATAATTCAGCACTGTAAAGTTAATGCAAAAATACCTGTCTGATCCTGGCAGTCATTGGCAATGCTATATGGAATCTAGATGcatgggattataaaatcaagACATATGTAACATGTGGGATTCGAAAGTTTAGTTTGTGAAGGAACGTGATTgccttaattaattaaaaagttgATCTTTGCTTAAGTATTGATGCCTGACTTTTTCTTTGCTCTGATTAGTCATCTAGGAGAAACTTACTACTTATAACTGCCTACTTATATTCATCCCTTGTATCACAGGTGAGAAAGGAACTGGAAACAGTGGGAAGCGTCTCCATTACAAAGGGAGCACCTTTCATAGAATTATTCCCAGCTTTATGATCCAGGGTGGTGATTTTACTCGCGGCGATGGTCGTGGTGGAGAGTCAATCTATGGTGAAAAGTTTGCTGATGAGAATTTCAAACTAAAGCATGATGGGCCTGGTAAGTTGTGATCCTTGTGTACCTTATAAATTTCCTTCATTGCTTTCTTTCTGAAAGAGGTATTAGTAATTGGTCTTACATTGTACTTGAATGCTGCAAAATGGCAAGGCCTGTAGTAAGTATGTTCTTttacatttcaaaattttcttcattgttGAACAGGACTGCTTTCAATGGCCAATGGTGGGCCAGACACCAATGGATCACAATTCTTCATTACAACCGTAACAACCAGCTGGTATTTTATTTGGCTCCATACCACGTATTTAAGTTTATAGCATTGTGTGACTTTTtgtctatttttcttccttgtgAAAGATTCTGAAATGAGCAACATCAGTTTTCTTATCTTGTGACTGTTGTTTGTGTCAATCCTGTTTCCATTTTACTCATGAGCTTTTCGCAGTTCCATATTGTGGCTGTGAAATCATAAATTTGCATAAAGGCCAGTTCACATTGAGCATTGCCTTTTATTAAACCTGCATTTCTAAGGCGTCTTTTGAGATTTTCTCGAACTCACAACACATGCcattgattttcttgaaagGTTGGATGGACGTCATGTTGTATTTGGCAAGGTGCTTGCTGGAATGGATGTTGTCTACAAGATTGAAGGCGAAGGAAGACAGAGTGGGGTGCCGAAAAGTAAAGTTGTCATTGTAGACAGTGGTGAGATGCCTATATAATAACACACGTTGTTTTCAAGCAAATGTAAAAACTTAAGATTCCCAGACTCCTATCTTGATTTGAAGATATTTCCTTCATATCTTTACTTTTGTGCTTTACTGTAATCGGTTGAATTTCCATGGGATCACTCTGTTTACAATATTCTTCCTGATAGAAACAATATGCTGATTCTTTATCTTCCTCCAACCCGAAAAGGCATGCCAAGTTGATGAAGTCACCTATTTGGTTTCCTCAGAACTACAAATACATTGTCATAGCCAACAAAATAAGATCACTGCAAACAGGTTTATACTGGATCGGAAGTCTTCAGTCTGACCACTTTAGTTAACCACTGATTGCTTCTTTCTATGTGTTATGGAAGGAAACAGCGAAAAATGAATCAACCCCATTGCCATGGTGAACAAGGGGAGTGATAGCTTGTTAGGATTTAGAAGAAACTTTCCATCAACAAATGATGAAAAGAGGTCAAAGTTTCATTACTAAAAGCTTCACCTGCCATGCTATTTTGCTTCCTTAACGAATCATGTTAAGATTCCTACATTTGCTGGAAAAATGTTCAGGAAACACTAGGCCTTTGTTCCAGGGTTCATAACACACTGAATCTTCATCTCCAACCAAACCATACAAGCTCATCTTACAAGATTCTACACATAACCCTATGAATCACCAGGGATATCTTGTGAACTTAAATATAACAAGAGTCTAAATTCACATGACCACCAAATTCACTTATACGTATATCTGCAAATGATAAATATTCCTATTTGAAGCATCAATTTTTGAAACCTTTTAACTCCAAATCCGCCACAGAAAATCAACTAAAATCACACGAATATTAGAAACCAACTCATagtaacaaaacaaaacataaatcCCCACATTATCTCAACAATGTTCTTGGAACACAAATCACAAACATGAAACAGGACACAAGCAATTATTCTTGGATAGACCAACAAGACACATTAAATACCTAAAAAcccttcattatttttttttattttattatagaAAAGATAACTAAAGAACCAcagcaacaaaataaaatcaataatgataaCTAGGGACATGATAAAAGTTCACACTTTTTGTGTTTTGCTCAATCAAAATTCAGCCTTTCCCACTTCTACTAGTCAATCCTGCCACCACCAGCACCATTCTTGTGGTCATCATTCCTGTTGTGGAACACGGTGGAGAAATTGGAAGACAAATCAGAGTAAAGCGACACGACCTTGGAGATGTTCCCGTTGATTTCTTGGATGAGTGCAACGTTTTTCACCATGTTGTCAGGAATCTTGGACTGGTGATTCTCGTTGACCTGCTGAATCAAGGCACGGTTCCTGTCCAAAACCGACTGGACCTGCTTGAAACTCTTGTCGAACGTTGCCCAAACTTCAGGGTCTCCTTCCACTTCCTCCAAATCTTGGTCCCGGTGGTGTTTCAGCTTCCTGTTGCTTGTCGGCTTGTTGGCCATGTCTTTcgattcttctttcttctttcaatAGGAGGAATTGAGTTTGGTCATGTGCATGGAAAGAAGAGTACGGTGATCAGACCATTTTTGCTTGGTTTTGAGGTTTTGGTTATGAGTCTCTGCACAGAGAGAAAGGGGGGAGGGGAAGTTTGGGGTATAAATTATTGAAGGAGGCGGGGTCACCATGGGAAGAGGTGGAACTTGGAAGGAAGCTCCACTTAACGCGCGACCAAAGCGAGTGCCAAATTGTTTTACTTCTACGGAAAACGAGGTAAACTGCCATGTCTCTCACGTGCGTTAAATATCTTTGGGGAATTACCaataaaaaccaataaaaatgtttttttaaaagtaaatttgattcttttagactttaaaagcttttatattttaaacattttatttgaaaaaaatgatttaattgttatttaataaaaaaatttctaataaaTATCTTAATAATACTCGTTAAAATTACTATATTAAACATCATAAAatcattataattataaaaattattttctgtttgatttgataaatatataatcaatttttattcGATTAGCAACATCAACCTTTTCCTTTATCTTccattaaaaatttgaataccTTTAATCAtacaaatattcaattttttaatataaaataaaaaaatcaaaaaaaataaatttatatattaatgcAAAAAAAACGAGAACTTTATTTCAGTACATGTAAAAAATAAacgaaaaaaaaagtcaaatggactaaatattttaaaaataagtttagattattttatttatttattttattttttaatgataaaaatctgattatttatgtataatttataataataataataaactttCTTAAAATGCAATGCGAAAAAGTCAAAGAAGATCTTTAGGTCCCAAAAGTGTTGGCAGATGACCCACGCGCCATGGTGTGAGAGTGGTAATAAAGGCAAACAAGAAATATCTTACGCTGTACTCCAATCGAAAGGggcaaaaaagggaaaaagttcttttattttttcttgggCAGAAAATATCTtcccaaaaaataaatatcggGGGGGAAAAAGTGCACTTTCTTTTTAGCTTTATTCTTCTAGGCTGTACACGTCAACGGCGGgtccctctttctctttttattaattatttttatttcatagtACTTTTTCTAAATAAGACgaggaaaagagaaatttgttTTGTCTATTTCAATATAATTCTGTC
Proteins encoded in this region:
- the LOC18585856 gene encoding calcium-dependent protein kinase 5 — protein: MGNTCIGSLLGDKFDDQIQDCSSNSNCNFPQILVYPDLVFPNRKETIGDKACTILDHETPNVHKLYTFGRELGRGSTGTTYLCTEIATGIRCACKSIPKSNLKFDQQVEDVRREIRVLQHLSGQKYVVTIKGAYEDSLCIHIVMELCCGGELYDLIKERAYFSEREAAELIKIVVGVVETCHSLGVMHRDLKPENFVLVNKDDVFSLKAVDFGFSVFFKPGQVFSDSAGSLYYAAPEILLNENYGPEADIWSAGVILFVLLSGGMLPFEAETEKDMLDMVLEGQVLDFESEPWPQRSDSAKDLVRKMLCSQPSERLTAKEVLSHPWICHNGFLDEELDSALLPDEEKFPAMKLHRD
- the LOC18585857 gene encoding calcium-dependent protein kinase 5, which translates into the protein MKKEKLSSSKLNKNPVKISYNIDSLQAHHILGHKTPNVHDLYMFGRKLGQGQSGATFVCTEIATGIKYACKSILKANLISKDAAEDVRREVQIMQHLAGQKNIVEIKGAYEDPLYVHIVMELCSGGDLFDRIKKRSQCYSEREAAKLIKIIVGVIEACNALGVMHRDLKPENFMLVNKDDDFSLKAIDFGYSIFFEPGQVFTDRVGSPYYVAPEVINKHYGPEADVWSAGVILYILLSGVPPFWAETTQAQFDATLKGHIDFESEPWPKISDSAKDLIRKMLCLRPSERLTAGAVLNHSWICQNVKT
- the LOC18585858 gene encoding peptidyl-prolyl cis-trans isomerase CYP20-1, giving the protein MATKTRVVSVAVLWILVLFGTLALIQNRLSDAGISEPKLNQVVEDDSEEVTHKVYFDVQIDGKSAGRIVMGLFGKTVPKTAENFRALCTGEKGTGNSGKRLHYKGSTFHRIIPSFMIQGGDFTRGDGRGGESIYGEKFADENFKLKHDGPGLLSMANGGPDTNGSQFFITTVTTSWLDGRHVVFGKVLAGMDVVYKIEGEGRQSGVPKSKVVIVDSGEMPI
- the LOC18585859 gene encoding protein EARLY FLOWERING 4, whose protein sequence is MANKPTSNRKLKHHRDQDLEEVEGDPEVWATFDKSFKQVQSVLDRNRALIQQVNENHQSKIPDNMVKNVALIQEINGNISKVVSLYSDLSSNFSTVFHNRNDDHKNGAGGGRID